The genome window CGAGCCCGCCCGGGGGCGTCGCCCGCAACTAAAAtggcggcgccggcggccgcgCCCGCTgacgggcggggcggggcgcctGCGCAgtgggcggggcgggcgcggcgccgcACTCACTCGGCTCCGGGGCCGCTGTCGTTGCAGCGTGGCGGAGGCAGCGCCCGGCGGGACGGGACGCCCGGACCCCCCGCTGCGGGCGGACACCATCGACTGGCAACCGCCGCCCCGGTAGCCATGGGCTCCGAGCGGGACTCCGAGTCGCCGCGCTCCTCCTCCATCCACTCGGCCGCCGCCAAGTGCCCGaagcccggccgccgccgccgcctctccTTCCAGAGCGTCTtctccgccgccgccgcctccgccgcgggcggccgccgccgcgccaaGGCCgagccgcctcccgccgccccgccgccgcctcccgccgccccggcggccccgccgcccccgccgccgccgcctccgccgccccccGAGGAAGCGCCGGTGGTCCCGGAGGGTGGCGGCGAAGAGGAGCTGGAATGCCCGCTGTGCCTGGTGCGGCAGCCGGCGGAGAACGCCCCGCGGCTGCTGTCGTGCCCGCACCGGTCGTGCGGGGCCTGCCTGCGGCAGTACCTGCGGATCGAGATCACCGAGTCCCGCGTCAACATCTGCTGCCCCGAGTGCAGCGAGCGCCTCAACCCCGCCGACATCCGCCGCCTCCTCCGCGACTCCCCGCACCTCGTCGCCAAGTACGAGGAGTTCATGCTGCGCCGCTGCCTCGCCGCCGACCCCGACTGCCGCTGGTGCCCGGCCCCGGACTGCGGGTGAGTACCGGGGGGGACGGGGCGTCCCGGTGGGGTGCCGCCCCCTCCGTCCTGGGacagcctggggaggggggacccgCTGTCCCCACAGGGTGCTGCCCCAGCCGTCCGTCCTGGGATGGCTCAGCGAAGGGAGACCCCCACCCCGGTGGGGTGCTGCCCGTCCCCGGCAGGTCCCGGGACAGCTGGGTGAAGTGGGACCTGCTGTCCCCGTAGGGTGCTGCTTGTCCCCACCAGGTCCTGGGACAGCTGGGGATGGCGTCCCAGCTGGGATGGATGTGGACCCGCTGTCCCAGTGGGATGCTGCTCGTCCCCACCAGGTCCTGGGGATGGCATCCCGCCCGCTGTCCTGCCGGGgtgctccctgtccccacctgGGTCCCAGGACAGCGCAGGGAGGGGTGGCTCGCCCCCAgtggggtgctgctgctgatACACACTGCTGGTCCTACTGAGTCCCATGAAGAGCCCTCGTTGGGGGTGTTCTTTGCTTGTCAACAGTCTCTTCAGGACAGTTGATGGGCCCTGGGTACCAAAATGACACTCCGTCTATCCCTCCTACCTCGCTAGAGCACTAGGATTTGACCTTGGGGATTGTGGAAATACAGACAAATCAGATACAGGTGATAGGACTTGAAGGGGGTTTTAACTGAGCCATCGTTTccctcatttaaaataaacctttttttctgcacaaatgGGAAGCATGGAGTTTCCGGGCACGTGTATCGCTGCGAGCTGTGGGGACAGtgcatggggacagcctgcagCTTCCAcgctggggaagaaggaacCGTAAACGGTCACTTTTTCCCAGTGAGGACGTGAATGCATGGCACAGAGGAGTGGTGTTGACTCATTATCCATTGCTGAAGTGAGGAAATGTCTGTCTGTCCAGAAGTCAGCCCGGCCAAGCTTGATGACTTTGTAGTTATCTGCgtgttgctttcattttctcttctcttttctttcaaacgAACTCTGTTAGGTTTCTATTTGAGCGTAAGCCAAAGCTGCCTGGAAAAGGGCTTTGTTTGGGACACTTAGGGAAGTGCTGGAAAGTTTAGCTAGAACTCGGTTTGGATTGCAGTTCTGGGTAGCAAGAACATGAAAGGAAAGTCTGACCTAGCAGTCGGAATGGAAAGCGTGGTGGGAGGGTTGTGAAGATTTAATCAGAGCATTGTAATAGCCTTCCTATGCAAATCGGTTAACCTGGCTCAGGTTACCCATTTCATGGCCTCTGAGCATCTTTGTATAAGGGCTTGTTTCTTCTGAGGGCAACGTTAATAGCAAACAACAGCTTTGCtcctttctgaagcaaaatcgAGTGCTAGAGCTTGATATTTCAGTGGCGCTGGGGATAAGATCAGGGAGATAGAGCAGGTTATGCTGCCCACAGAGCAATACCAGAGGGAATGCCCCTGCCGTTAACCAGCTAGATAAAATCTGGTACCTGCTTACCAAATCTCAGCGCTTTGGCTGCTGTGATATTTATCTGTATTCAGGAGAAGGTGTAAACGCAACGTACGTCACCCAGGCTGTCTGGTTGGAAGGAGCCGGCCCCAGCATGGCCTGGAGGGCGTTGTCTCTTTGATGATAACCCATCCGGAGTCTGATCCGGCAGTTGCTCTGGGGAGTTTGGGCAGACTGGTGTCACACACAGCTCTTGGTGTGAGCAAAAGCCTCCTCTTTGGTTAGCCTGTTAGCAAGGAGAGCCAGACGACGTGCACGGGCATCCTCCTCTGAGCTGCCCAGCAGAAGCAAGAAGTGACCTGGCTGTTTGAAACCAGGCAGCTCTCGTGGGTCGCTGCGGACCGGTGCTACTAGTGTGGCCGTAGCACTTGAACAAAGGCTGTTGGAATCAGCCCTCCAGCAGTGAGAGGAATTAATTACCCTATTCATTCTTCCCAGCAAGCTTGTGTCTCTGTGCTTATGTAAAGTCAGGGTATGAATTATTTACAGCGGGCTTTCCCACCGTAGTAGTGCCCGAGTACCGTGCCAGAGCGGGAGCGTAGGGCTGGGGGCACGGCGATGCTCAGCGCTGGGTGTCACCCACCGCCGAGGTGACGGCAGCGAGGGGCTGCTGGGCGATAGCAGACAAAACCCTGGGCGTGTGGCTTGCAGCATCCTGTGCCTTCCGTGCTTACCGCAGTCTTTCGTAAATGAAAGAgcttggctgtgctgctggggaggaggaggaggaccaACACAACACCGCTGCATGTTGCCATGGAAATGCTGGTCAATTGGTGCGCCATCAATCGCAGTACAAATCATTTTCTatgtttgcagcttttttttttttttttttttcccccctgctaCAATCAGGTGACGCTGCTGTCTAGTGTTTGTCACACTGCATCTCTCCTAGAAGCTTGGGAGGATAACAGAACCTTTAAAGAAACGAAGCTGTGTAGGCTGAGCTTGGTGAATGAGGCTGGAGGCAACTGGTGAGGCTCTGACTCCTgcggagcagcaggaggagggacgGAGGCAACTGGTGGCCATCCAAGGAGTGGGCTGGGAACGATGCTCTGCGATTCCTGGGGTCTCAGGAAGACGCTTGCTGTCGTCGCTGTGCGGGGAAAAGTCGGAGTTTCCCTTTTCATCTGCTGGGGTTGAGCCTGGAAGCGGCTGTTTAACGCAGTGATGTGTCAGAGGTCAGGTGAAGAGGAGGCATGCGTTGGCCGTGCAGATCCTGCCGTGGCTAATCCTAGGCACATCGCTTCAACAGCCTCTGTCTAGTTGACCTTGAATTCGGagatgtgttatttttttccctaatagACAGTCATGTAGTTTGTTTCCCCACAGCTGTGGGCTTGTTCATGATATTTGTCATTTCAGCTCTaggaataaaatataaatggtgatgattttaatttctcataGAATTTGCTCGAGTGTTTAGAAAAACCCTACGTTTCAAGTGAGGGGTTAATTTGGAGCATGGGTTTGCTTAATGTGTTACACTGAGCTTTCCTAGCCCGCTGTTATGATTTGAAATAGCAGTGTGTCGTAACACAGCTGGTCAGATGAagctttttgtttggtggttgttgtttttttgccAGGGGTAGGTCTTTGGCTGCATGGTAGTGGCAGGGTAAGAATGCTTAGCGGGATCTTCCCTAGCCAAGATGCGTAGGAGTCAATGTGGGTCAAGTTTGTCCCTCCCAAACCCCCAGACCATCTGTATCCCATCTCTCCTCCAATATTGGCTTCACATTCAGGAGTGCACAGCCGTTGATGCACGCGGAGAGTCTGTAGTCGTGCCTCCCAGCCCTGCGCTCGGCGCAGAGATGTTGTTTCTTTGGCGATTATGTCGTACCCTGGCAGGATGAAGTTGCTCAAACTCCCACGGGATATGAATCATTGTGGTATGACACATTCAGCGGTTCTCACGCCGCTGCCTCTGAGAAGAGGCAATACAACTACACAAGCTGTACATATAAAACCTTAAATAGGAGTTATTCTCCTCTGACCGCTAACAAAAATACTGCGGGTGATCGACAGAAATACCCTTTGCCGTACCGGTGTCGCAGAACTGGAAGGCGCTTCTGGAATTGCTCAGTTCAGCCCCTGCCAACGGAAACAACCTCATCCTAGATGGCTGTAAGTCAGGTTTCCTATAGTGGTGCTTGGTGATGCTCCTTCGACTTTTGTGTACACAGCACGCTTCCTTCTGGAAGCATCACACTCGTATCAGAAAAAGTGAGCTGCTTGAACCTGGCCTCCCTCTCCTGCACATTCAGTTGGTTTTATTCAAGTTTTGGCTTACTCCGGAGGCAGAGCGTTGTTCGTCactgctctttaaaaaaggaaattctgtgGAGGTCAACAAGAGCTTGCTTCTTGACATAGCTGCACATGGAAACCCTTGTAGTTCCACTCTTGTAGAATCATTCAGTCGTAGAAGTGCCCAGGACAACGTCCACTTTCCTAGACTCCTCTGGGCCATATAGCATCCACCCGTATGCCTGTCCTAAGGAACCGGGGTACGCGTGTTTAGCCACAGGTGTCTAGAAAGAGCAGTGTGAGTCTGTTCTAGGAGCCTGAATCGGCAGAAACAGCAAGCTGTTAGCTGGGCACACCAGGCAAGACGAAGCTGGTCTGTGTGAATTGGCAGTGAGAACTGCCAGCAGTTATTGAGGAGAGAATTCAATATTGTAAGCTGTCTGTATAAAAGGTATCTGCCCCAAGTAACCCAATCAGTGCTACTTAATTTCAGGCCCTGCAGTGCAAGCCACAGGACTGGAGAGAGTAGGAATTTGTCTAGCGTGCAGGCTGCTGTACGGACAGCGATCGgaaataagatgaaagaaatgagATGGGAGAGGTGGGCTGCTCTGCTGACCTGCCCCGCAGGGCAGCGTCGCTGCAGGCTTCAGGGGTAAAGCGCATGTTGCTCGGCGTAGCCCGAGATCTcgctgcagcagctcttcaaccagctgctttgagcagagcagctcaggcAGCGACAGCCTCCCGTGCCGCCCCTGGGCAGGCTGAATTAAAAGGATCACTGGACTGTCGCTTGATAACTTTGTCTTTTACTAATTCACCCGGTGTCTTCCTTCTCCAGTTACGCGGTTATTGCCTACGGCTGTGCCAGCTGCCCCAAGCTGACCTGCGAGAGGGACGGCTGCCAGACGGAGTTCTGCTATCACTGCAAACAGATATGGCATCCCAACCAAACCTGCGACATGGCCCGCCAGCAAAGGGCTCAGACGCTCCGAGTACGGACCAAGCACACGTCAGGCCTCAGTTACGGCCAGGAATCCGGGCCGGGTATGGATTCATGTGTTTTTGGTTACTCGGTGCTGCAGTTATGCCTGTGAAGCTGAGGGAGAGCCACCTGTGCGCAAAACCCTGTCCCGTCAAAGCAGGGGGGTGTTAGCGCCCTGCGGGGAACGCTGCTGCGTGGCACAGCTGAGGGTCTCCAGCAGCCGCGGGTGAGAACAGCTGTGAAACTCAGAGTCATTTCCCCTTCTCGTGTGTGTTAGCACAAATCTGTTGGGCTCCTCCAAGAATGCAAAACAGATCAGTAGGTGATGATGTGCTTTGGGTCCTTCCGCGTCACAGCAGCTCCCCTCATCCGCCCCAGCTAGGCTTGTGGCTGTTTTGATCTTGGGTGTTCTCACTTCTTGCTGATCTAAACCCTGAACAAATAGGCACTGTTTAGGCTTGCCACTTCAAATTTGCCTGCCATGGTAATAAAGAGGAGCATTCATGCCTGGCTGAGTGTGGGGAGCCTCGCTCCCTGCGCTGTTAGGTGTTAGTAATGTCAGGTACAGAAAAAATGCCAACCCACAGACTCCTACGCTGCCTGGTAGGAGCTGCTGTGTCTACTGAGTTAGCGTTCgttaaaaataactgtattgaCTGGAAGTGGGCAGTAAGGCCATTTCGTAAAGTCCCGCCCTACCCCCAGACAAACccccctgcttttccttctgtgtcaGGAGTTAAAACGTTAATACACTTACTTAGAATGGAGCTGTCGTGGGTGGTTCAGAGGTGGCTTAGTGGTATGTCGAGGTTCAACACGCCCCAGTTAGAGGTCCCTGATAATGGACAGCATGGATACTACCACAGCCTGCAGTACAAACCAGCAagtaaaaaatagtttctgagGTTTTACACCCTTTTAAAGGAGATCCCTGCCAGGAAGAGCTTAGCACTTAGCCACTGAAAGAGAGGTTCTTGAGACAGTGGTTTTTCCCCACCCCGTTCTTGCCGGATTCAATGTAGTGATTAATAAGGTGCAAGCTGGATTTCAGCAGCTGGATTTCATATTGTCGAGCATTGCAGAGGCTGCCAGCAAAGCCCTGAACCAGTGCACAGCCATTGCATAACTGCGATCAGATGATGCTTGAATTAAGGAAGAGTTGAAGGACCCTTATCCCGCTCTGCCAACAGCAGACTGGGGACTGGTCAGCCTCTGCACCGGACTCCCATGTGCGGCTGCAGACCTGCTTCCCTTCTGGCTGCTTTTGAAGGCCAGGTTCGGAGTTTCTCCGATGCCGCCTTCTCCCAGTTGTTCTGTTGTTCTTGGCCCGTGAATCACCTTAATGGAGCAATTTAGTAATGGTTCGTTCTTACGCTGTTGCCTTGGCTAGCACAGGGCAGGTATGACTTGTTCCCAGCATTTAAGCATGTTCTGGAATACATCCTGTTCAAGACTAGAATAAGCTTTTAAAGTGACTGCTGTTCTCAGTCTCTGCTGTCCAGGCAAATGGCTTTGGTGGGATCTACCTCATCAATATTACCTTCTCGCTTTGAAGATAAGCTAAAGCTTATCTGAAGCTAAAGATAAGCAACCATCCCCACTTTATCTGTGATTAGTGAAGGTGTTCTGCCCGCACAGAAAACAAGGGTTTCGATCCATAACGAGAACCCCCTCGTTGATTCTTCATACTCGCAGCACAGAGAGTCCCAACTCAATCCCATGCTTCCTCCCCGTAGCTGATGACATCAAGCCGTGTCCGCGTTGCAGTGCTTACATCATCAAGATGAACGATGGGAGCTGTAACCACATGACCTGCGCGGTGTGTGGCTGCGAGTTCTGCTGGCTGTGCATGAAGGAGATCTCGGATCTGCATTACCTCAGGTGAGGAGGGGAGCAGCACGCCTGGGTTCCTGCCGGTGGGGTAGCACACGCTTTGGAGGAGTTCACTTTGTGTGTTGGCCTTTcatcctcctgcctctccaATTAGTCagcaaaattttattctttctgacCCAAAGAGCTGAACTTTCTTCCCACTGTATAGCATGAGGATGCTCTTCCACACCAAGAAAAGCTCCTCCTGATACAATTGGATTTGAGAGCTCTTGGCATACTGGATATTAAACATAGGGCCGGTAGTGTGATAATCACCTTGATGAGCAAATTAATCttgatggggggaaaaaaagagggaaaccTTTTTGTGTTGTCTGCCTGCTTCCtaaggtttgggttttgttcatgTGGAAGTTGAACTTGGGGTTCTCAGGAACGCTTAGGAATTGCTATGGtgttaatgtaatttttttttgccttccattAAGCCCCTCTGGCTGTACATTCTGGGGCAAAAAGCCATGGAGTCGTAAAAAGAAGATTCTCTGGCAGCTGGGCACATTGATTGGCGCTCCTGTAGGCATTTCCCTCATTGCTGGCATTGCCATTCCTGCTATGGTCATTGGCATCCCTGTGTATGTCGGGAGGAAGGTAAGTGTGGAGAGCACGAGGTTGGACTTGAGGGATCTAGGGCTTTTGGGGCGTTCTCTGTACTCAAGGCATCTGACCAGAAATTTAGAGCTGATACGAAGGGTGGATCTTTTCACGGAACCAAAATTCAGTTGTCTCCTCTAAGCCTTGTCTtatcttttgggttttgtgtggggagagggaaggtggTGGCTGATAGCCCTTCAGGCTGAAGTCCtctcaaatgcattttgcatCGCTCTCGTGCCTCTGCCTTGAACCAGGAGCACCCAAGGAGAAACCTGGTCCCTTTTTAACACATCCTGCGATGATGGGCTCTGTGGGACGGTGGCTGGACCCTGAGCATCACACTTTGGCTTGCATAAGTCACTCGTGTGTTTTGATGCTGACCTGCTGCCCCAAACTGCATGATGCTGTTGTGTGTCTGTGCTGATAAGCGTTGAGAGGGAAGAAATGGCATGTCAGCACTATATTTgtagctgcttctttttcttaaacacagaCCCACCTGCTAGATCTGATCTGTGAGGAGATCTGTGATCAAGATGAGGTTCTTTAAGGGCTAATGCAGCTGACAAAGCTGTAAAATCACAAGCTTATTAATGTCTTCTGCTGGTTTTTGCTCATGGCCAGGCTCTGTTCTCACCTGGTGCTTCTCCTTCCATCAGATCCACAGCAGGtatgagggaaagaaaacctcTAAGCACAAGAGGAACTTGGCCATTACTGGTGGGGTCACCTTGTCTGTCATTGCCTCTCCGGTCATCGCTGCTGTCAGTGTTGGTAAGTGGGCACAGTCCCTTTCCCAATGGCCAATAGTCACCGAGACAAGTGGGTAGCCTAGCCCTGTGAGACGGGGGTGGCCAAAGGGCAGTTTGCAGACTGCTGCTGTGCGCTCTTCTGGGCACACCCCTCCATTTCACATCCAGGCTGCACGTCCTCATCTGCTCGGGTTGGCCTGGAGCCAGCACAGGGCTTGTCTGGAGCACCGGTCACCTGTGCCACAGCCCATGGTGGAGTCCCTTGACACATGGAGCGGACTCTTACCCATGGACTGGTGTGGTGGTTGATGTCTTGGGGGTTCAGCCGAGGTTGTCTGTGCTCTTGGGGTTCCCTCATTCTGCACTGCAGTAGCACAAATGAAGGGCTCCTCCACTGTCTATCTGCGAAGTTGTGAACTAGGACCTTTAAAAGCAGCGTAAACATAACTGAAAGAGTCCCAACCCCAAAGAGTCCTTTCTGTCTGCCCAATGCAGCTCAGCCTTAAGCTCCTCTTAACTCAGCGCATCCTACTCTCCAGGTATTGGAGTCCCCATCATGCTGGCTTACGTCTACGGTGTTGTGCCGATCTCGCTGTGCCGAGGTGGTGGCTGTGGAGTTAGCACCGCCAATGGAAAGGGTGTGAAAATCGAGTTTGATGAAGATGATGGACCAATCACAGGTAATGTGATAGCTGGTGAAGGGAAGGGGGTGAAGCAAGACCCTGTCATTGCCTCTTGTAATGAAATGGTAGGGGGTCTTAACATTTCCCAAATCTGAACATATGTCTTTACCTGGGTTTGGCTAGAAGCAGTtatttgcttcagtcttctggTGATCAGCTCTGTAGCTCTCAAAGCAACATCTCAGCTCTTCCTTGCCCTGGACGAGGCAGGGAGGCAGTCTGAGACGAGACACGCTGCCTGCTGTCTGACCCCCAGCTCTGCCGGTGCCATCACAGAGCCGAACGGTTCCCTTGCTGATTCTGGTTCCTGTGCTCTTCTTCCCCGCAGTGGCTGATGCCTGGCGAGCCCTGAAGAACCCCAGCATTGGCGAAAGCAGCATCGAGGGGCTGACCAGTGTGCTGAGCACCAGCGGCAGCCCCACCGATGGCCTCAGCGTGATGCAGGGCAACTACAGCGAGACGGCCAGCTTCGCCGCCCTCTCGGGCGGTACCCTGAGCGGTGGTGTCCTCTCAGGAGGCAAGGGGAAGTACAGCAGGTAACTGAACCGATGGGCACAGCGAGAAAGGGGTAGAGGCTCCCAAGGCCTGTGTTGGTTGAGCAGGCTTATTTTGGGGAGCTTTCCAGGACTGTGAGCGGTCCTTCTTTGAGTTGGGAGTCATGTCCtagtatttttttacttcttggTCTGTTGTAGAATAACCAGTCCAAGCAGACCAGGCTACTTCTGGAGTCAGTGCTAGGCTGGTTCTTGCAAGGAGGACAGAAGATAAACAAGTTTCTGTCCCTACTGATCACCTTGAAACTGCAGAGCTGATGCTTCAGGTTAATTGGGAGCAGCGCAGGGATGCCTGCGTGGCCTGCTTAAAGATCTTCCAGTCCTCTGATCTCAGCCTAGAGGCTTTGATGCTTCCTGTTCTCCAGTGGCCTATAGCAAGCAGGGTCACTGCTTTCCAAGTCAGGAGGTTACACCGCAGTTTTCCTCTAAACTTGACTGTGAGTCAGTTTGCTGGGTAATTAGAGACACGTGTTGATACGGCAGCCAGGATATAATCATGGCTGTGTGCTAGATCTGTGGAAACCGGTTCTTTGCAGGAGTTGCATGAGTCATAGATATAAACACAACTTTACTTTCGTCATGGAAAACAGAATGGGTTTACCTAAATGGAGCCAAAAATGAGACTAAATGAGAGGAACCATCGGGGTTGAACTCTGTCATGCTGAGCTGGGCCAGCACAGAGGGCCTCTTGCTTTCCCATGATGAACAGCAACTATTTGGTGCCCGATGGGGACCGTCGAAGGCATTTCTGAGGAATCCTCTTCTTTCCTGCAGGCTGGAAGTTCAGGCAGATGTCCAGAAGGAGATTTTCCCCAAAGACTCAGTCAGCCTGGGGGCTATCAGTGACAACGCCAGCACTCGAGCCATGGCTGGTTCCATCATCAGCTCCTACAACCCCCAGGACAGGTAGGAGGACATGCGATGGTGAGAAGAGTGTTGGTAGTGGGTGTCCTGGAAAAATCTGTGCTCTGCAAGGTGCTGCTGTGGGTGGTGAGATGACTGTAGTTgcagcagcctgctcctctGTAGCTGGCAAGTGGATTGATCCTTTTACTTGCACAGAAGGACAACTGGGGACAATTTGGGAGCAGCTTTCATGTGTAATGTGAAGGCTGAGGAGGGGATCTGCAGCCCAGGACTCTCAAGGTCTGGTCCTGGCTGCTTGCGGGGACTCTGGTGCTTTCCCAGTTCAGTTCCTGGCTCAGGCTGGGGGTGATCTTGGTTACTCTTGAGAGGACTTAAGGACAGCAGCGAGTAGTGCTGTTTCCCAGATGCCGTGGGGTGATGAGCAGCATCTTGCTTGTGTTTGGGAAACGTGATCCTCCCCGGTACAGCGACGTGGTGCTCGGTGGTGACCCAGTCAAACCCAGTAACTGGACCCAGTAACGCAAGGGTGCTTGTTTCTGCAGGGAGTGCAATAACATGGAGATCCAAGTGGACATCGAAGCCAAACCAAGTCACTACCAGCTGGCCAGCGGCAGCAGTACAGAGGACTCTCTGCATGTCCACACCCAAATGGCAGagaatgaggaagaggaggaggaggaggaagaggaagaggatggtgAGCAGGAGCAGACTTGCAAACACCAAAGCTGTGAGCAAAAGGACTGCATTGCCAGCAAAACCTGGGACATCACCCTGGCCCAGCCTGAGAGCATACGGAGCGACCTGGAGAGCTCCGACAGTCAGTCGGACGACGTGCCAGACATTACCTCGGATGAATGCGACTCCCCCCACTCTCAgactgcagcagcctgcccaCAGACCCCCAAAGCTAGAGGTGCCGAGAGCCCAAGTGCCCACCTGAGCCACTGTGCCCAAGCCGAGGGCTGCAGGCTGGATGAAATAGTCAAACTGGAGTGCATCGAAGCCAGAGTATGAAGTGGCCTCCTGCTGAAAAGCACAGTCGCTGTCATTGCATCTTTTGGGGCAGGGTTGTGTCCGTGTTGGCTTCTGTTTGCGATTCTCCAGCTGGCTCCCCAGCCTCGCCTCGGGGAGTTGCTGTTTCTTacatgacaaaaaagaaaaaggaaaaaaaaaaatcccccgccctctttttgttttaatttattggtTCAAGCTCTGTGAGGTGCGTAAGAGTGTAAATATGTACGTGTGTCTGTATGTCTGCAAACATCCTAAGGGACTATTTGAATAAAGACTCTGGTTGTCGTTTGACTCGCATCCAGCTCATCCTTTCCAGAGACGTACGGTGAAATCCTCTGGCCGCCTTTGCCCTTTGTTCAAGCGTTTGTCAACG of Ciconia boyciana chromosome 21, ASM3463844v1, whole genome shotgun sequence contains these proteins:
- the RNF19B gene encoding E3 ubiquitin-protein ligase RNF19B, whose translation is MGSERDSESPRSSSIHSAAAKCPKPGRRRRLSFQSVFSAAAASAAGGRRRAKAEPPPAAPPPPPAAPAAPPPPPPPPPPPPEEAPVVPEGGGEEELECPLCLVRQPAENAPRLLSCPHRSCGACLRQYLRIEITESRVNICCPECSERLNPADIRRLLRDSPHLVAKYEEFMLRRCLAADPDCRWCPAPDCGYAVIAYGCASCPKLTCERDGCQTEFCYHCKQIWHPNQTCDMARQQRAQTLRVRTKHTSGLSYGQESGPADDIKPCPRCSAYIIKMNDGSCNHMTCAVCGCEFCWLCMKEISDLHYLSPSGCTFWGKKPWSRKKKILWQLGTLIGAPVGISLIAGIAIPAMVIGIPVYVGRKIHSRYEGKKTSKHKRNLAITGGVTLSVIASPVIAAVSVGIGVPIMLAYVYGVVPISLCRGGGCGVSTANGKGVKIEFDEDDGPITVADAWRALKNPSIGESSIEGLTSVLSTSGSPTDGLSVMQGNYSETASFAALSGGTLSGGVLSGGKGKYSRLEVQADVQKEIFPKDSVSLGAISDNASTRAMAGSIISSYNPQDRECNNMEIQVDIEAKPSHYQLASGSSTEDSLHVHTQMAENEEEEEEEEEEEDGEQEQTCKHQSCEQKDCIASKTWDITLAQPESIRSDLESSDSQSDDVPDITSDECDSPHSQTAAACPQTPKARGAESPSAHLSHCAQAEGCRLDEIVKLECIEARV